In the Deltaproteobacteria bacterium genome, one interval contains:
- a CDS encoding ParA family protein, protein MKVISIINQKGGIGKTTTAINLSACLAELEQRVLLIDMDAQANATIGLDIDPARCRKTVYDLLINEETPFEDVRCKTILDRLDLLPGHMDLAGCDVQLAQSTNRPYRLGHALQRVDGEYDYTIIDCPPSLGVLSLNALLASSDIIIPTEAKYYATKGFDMLNNMLTTISMQLGHRIHLMGILITMFDKRTTLNRIFYEQIHEYFGDKVFKTRIPRNITLSEAEVYRKPIIRYAANSTGAKHYRRLAIEVLFHE, encoded by the coding sequence ATGAAGGTAATTTCCATCATCAACCAGAAAGGAGGGATTGGAAAGACCACAACGGCCATCAATCTCTCGGCTTGTCTTGCGGAATTGGAGCAACGGGTACTCCTGATCGATATGGACGCCCAGGCCAACGCCACAATCGGGCTGGATATCGATCCGGCCCGGTGCCGGAAGACCGTATACGATCTTCTGATCAACGAAGAAACGCCCTTCGAGGATGTCCGCTGCAAGACGATCCTGGATCGACTCGATCTCCTTCCGGGGCACATGGACTTGGCCGGTTGCGACGTTCAACTCGCACAAAGCACCAATCGTCCTTATCGGCTCGGCCATGCCCTGCAACGGGTGGACGGGGAATATGACTATACCATTATCGACTGCCCTCCCTCCCTCGGGGTGCTCAGTTTGAATGCCCTTCTGGCGTCGAGCGACATCATTATCCCGACCGAGGCAAAGTATTATGCAACCAAAGGATTCGACATGTTGAACAACATGCTGACCACCATCTCCATGCAATTAGGACACCGCATCCACCTCATGGGGATTCTGATTACCATGTTTGACAAAAGAACGACCCTGAACCGCATTTTTTATGAACAGATTCATGAATATTTCGGGGACAAGGTTTTCAAGACACGAATCCCGAGAAACATCACCCTGAGCGAAGCGGAAGTGTACCGAAAACCAATCATCCGATATGCCGCCAATTCGACAGGAGCGAAGCACTATCGCCGTTTGGCCATTGAAGTCCTTTTCCATGAATAA
- a CDS encoding type II secretion system protein M, protein MPDKEDELRKKTKENLDPKGWEALLEGVPPINTQASTPDPAPSSSERKEHVLRVTDETGLTSEQTLAAEPVIPPEKTSGKGGAGDHGKDLSRGESSSMEAEETKEHLQLPPPDPEINKKNRFSLLADRIRKFPQIRKALQYYQHISLREQRMVLASILFLILIFVYSLILGPLMDRNALLNRKIKKKREEITEMVRLRSSVVQDRGGMDRIRKIIEQRGKDFSVFAYLEQLATKAEMKDKIIYIKPQRETPVGRFKESLVQIKLEKIGMEALTRYLYQIETSEDLLYIKNLRMKQGKERGQTGLNVTLSVGTLILGS, encoded by the coding sequence ATGCCAGACAAAGAAGACGAGCTTCGGAAAAAGACGAAAGAAAATCTTGACCCGAAAGGATGGGAGGCCCTTCTGGAGGGCGTTCCTCCAATCAACACACAAGCCTCTACACCCGACCCGGCCCCGTCCTCTTCGGAGCGGAAAGAGCATGTTCTCCGGGTCACGGATGAAACCGGTTTGACATCGGAGCAGACCCTCGCTGCGGAACCCGTTATCCCACCGGAAAAGACATCGGGCAAAGGTGGCGCCGGCGATCATGGGAAGGACCTATCCCGCGGGGAGAGTTCCTCAATGGAAGCGGAGGAAACGAAGGAGCATCTACAGCTCCCCCCCCCGGACCCGGAAATCAACAAGAAGAATCGATTCTCCCTTCTTGCGGACCGGATCCGCAAATTTCCTCAGATCCGGAAGGCCCTGCAGTATTATCAGCACATCAGCCTTCGGGAACAGCGAATGGTGCTGGCCTCGATCCTTTTTCTCATTCTCATCTTTGTCTATTCCTTGATCCTGGGGCCTCTTATGGATCGCAATGCCCTGCTCAATCGGAAAATTAAAAAAAAGAGGGAAGAGATCACGGAGATGGTTCGTCTGCGATCCTCGGTCGTGCAGGATCGGGGCGGAATGGACCGGATCCGGAAGATCATCGAACAGCGGGGCAAGGATTTTTCCGTTTTTGCCTACCTGGAACAGTTGGCCACAAAAGCGGAGATGAAAGACAAGATCATCTACATCAAACCACAGCGGGAAACCCCGGTCGGTCGCTTCAAGGAATCCCTGGTCCAGATCAAACTCGAAAAGATCGGAATGGAAGCGTTGACGCGATATCTTTATCAGATCGAAACCTCGGAAGACCTTCTCTACATCAAAAACCTTCGGATGAAACAGGGCAAAGAAAGGGGGCAAACCGGACTGAACGTCACGCTCTCCGTGGGAACCCTGATTCTGGGAAGCTGA